The window acatgtctggttcgtacttaacagaattgtttctgttagaaaccaatatttacataaagtgacatcttcaccatgggtgtcaaagttgtgatttttaaataaaatctaaggatagtcaattgttttttaataaattctaagttatgaaaaccatgattacccaaataacttaagtcgaatgagacaaataagaatatctccatatcaacaacatggtgttcacttcaaatatgaaatatttggccgtgtttccttgccatatgaaatatgaaatgtttcaacaaaaatatgatctatcataataacataaaagtatgaacaagaataaatgcaagtattgacataattcttaaagtatctaattatgaacttaagggcataaattaggtcttccaatttaattcttaactgcaaaacatgtcccactacttcaaagtttaaatccaatcatcaaaatgtaatcatgtaatttgagccattccagctttaacagctaactcatttgcaatctttttcctaagatcatccatctgtcttcttctttctgctaagcttatactaatgtgagccggtggtacataatcttgaatttcttcaggctcctcattccaccaattttcaccaaactccttaaaattcttgtctgcaatttcttcctcccgAATGAAGTTGTGAAGTGCACAACAAGCAATGACGATGCATGTTTGGGTGTTCAATGGAAAACATGGCATTTTGCTCAGAATTGGGAAGCgcttcttcaaagaaccaaaactgcGCTCTATAACATTCCTAACAGAAGAGTGTCTATTATTAAATAGCTCTACTACTGTTCTTGGACGTCTATTCCTATAATCATTTAGATGGTATCTTTGTCCTTTGAACGGCGTCAAGAATCCAGTAGTAGATGGATAACCAGAATCAACCACATAATATTTACCTAGCACGTAAAGTGAAAAGTAATGAATCAACACAATATGTAAAATAGAGCATAATCAACTATTGATGTTAAGATTTAGAACGTACCaggtggaggatgaggaaattcaaatttagggttattcaatgcctcattgaatactcgacaatcatttgccgaaccctcccaaccagcgtacacaaaagtgaatttcatgtcaaggtcacatgcacacataacattccaggtcgtatctcctttccttcctctgtaCGGTATTTGTTTGGATAGAGGTACAGAAGCACTAACATGAGTGCCATCAATCGCGCCAATGCAGTCCTAGTACCAATACATGGatattcatcaaatcaaaccacgtataaccacaaaacaacataatcattgttttaatcataaacaacataccTTGAAGAAAGGATAAAGCTTTGGTTTTTCAAGAATCTGTTTAGGGCAACGACTGAAGTTTGGAGGTTTGATATTCTCTTGTCCCAGTAGTATGAAAGCACGTAACACTTTCTTAAAGTGTTCACCTATAGTGTTAAGAGAACGCTGAAAGTGTTCTGCTATGTCTCTATACCTATCATTGTGACCAACGATAGATATAAACATTGCCAACTGCTCATCCACTCTTAAATATCGACTATCTTCCAACCAACCACGTTGTCGCATTAACGCTTcaaggttgaggaagacatggcGTTCCATTTTATACTGTTCATAGCATCTGTCTACATGTCCGTTTAGAACCTCACTCACTCGCTCTGGTCCTGTCAATTTACTATCTCGTATGGGCTCTCTAGTGTATAATGAATCATGTGCTTTCATCAACAACATTATACACATCATGATTTCTGCATCAGTGTCATCCCTTTCCATTTGTTCAATGTGTTCCCTAGATGCGATCATTCTTTGATCCATtcctataatataaaattagaaatatgaaaacacatcaaaccataattttgaacaaatatccaagacaccttaaaaaaaatgaaggaaaacatagcaaaccatcaaagttaaaagtagtgtCAAGGTACAATGATCAAATATTCAGGACATCAAATACTACAGTTTTAAAAAAAAGTCAAGACACAGTCATCCATAACATCTtaaaaagtgaaggaaaacatagcaaaccatcaaagttaaaagtagGGTCAAGGCACAATCCAAGTAGAGTTATCAATCTATCTAATTAAAAGAACTTTTCAAGAAGCAAACTACTGAAGGGTACGAAGGAGTATTGACTTCCGATGAGGAGGGCAGGAAATTAATGCTTCTCTCCATTGCGGGTCAGCCATTAACTTCCGAAGTGCTTTCTCGTATAGTGCTTCATCTAACTCATATCCTGACTCAAGCACCTCCATGGCCCTAGTAATTCCATACATCTGTTCCGCATTTTGGGTTGAAGCAGTGGACATGCTCGCATCTCGTTCTACCCTTGATTTACTAatatcttgaattgccttgaatgccattgaccaatcattagacttgctcctcctccttttcgcaTTTGGAGTCCTATCATGCCTATGCTTAGTAACTGGCCTTTTTTCCACTGCTTCAGTTTGAGTGTCACCTAATGGAGTAACTTCATCAGCGGAACTTGACTCATCACAAGACTCAATcatattcctagcatcattgGCCCCCAAAGTTTCCAATATGGTTGTTTGAGTCCCACTTCCTTCGCCGTCTGCATATGTATCACCAAATACCATACATAGTTCTGGCCATTGTGGTAGTCCGTGCTTCTTAAAtcgtgcccaagtagggttatcctaataaataaaaaatacgcaTAATCAAATACTTGAATTGATATATCCTGGAATTTCAAAATActcaaattaaatacaaattgagTATACCTTAATATGCGATTCCCAGatggattcatcatcaacagtacAAGTTCTTGAAGCAGTATCCCAACCAAAACCAGTTGTCTCCAATAGCTTCTTAAACTGACTATAATCCTGCCTCAGTTTGTTCACTTTGTTCTTCAACTGTACAATGGCATAGTTGACCCCagttttttctttgaagttattGGCAATGTTGTTCCAACCAGCTTTATTAAAAGTCGAAGTAGTCCTATGTCCTTTCTTAACTTCCTCTACCATCAGAAAAATAAGGGTGTCTACATTTGCTTGGCTCCATTTTGCAGTCTCATTAACTGCTTGTTTTGAAGTTGacattttctcactattttaccaaaaaaaaaaaaagcacatgaatttaaaatccaaattgaaaacacTGATTTTCACCAAGGCACCCTAACCCTTAATCTATGATAGGTTCTAGAAGGTATAAGGATACAATGAAGCCCCATGAGAACAATTGAAGGTGTCAACCCTCTATCTTTCATTGGTGTCAGAAGGGATTCACAGACAGCATCCAAAATTACATAAACAAATGTtgcaaaatacaaaaaatattcaTTGTCAAGGGATAAAGAGTTACAGACAATGCAATGGATTTACACTACAATAAGGAGAGAGGTTTCTCTTGTGTCTTATTTGactcttttattcttctcctaaatatgaaatatgaaacGGCAACTATTCATCAGATAAAATAGCAATAAACCAGACATGGATGTGAGCTCGAAAAGGTGATCATCCACATCGTCAATGTACGATGCAGAGATGAGCTCATGCTTAATAAGATTGGAGTGTTCACTtcccaaaataaacaaaatctatGGTGCCACATAAAAAAACCCTTTTACCATAACCTACTTACTCCACATCATAAAATTACTTGGGATGCAGAGATGGCTTCATGCATAAACTCTAATCTTTGGTAAATATTTGAACATGTGGTACCTTATTTGGATTCAGCAACTTGTTAAACTGAATATTGTCAACCTGAActcttttgtgtatatactgGAATACATATGACCCTTTGGGAATCAAAGCATGAGTAGGGAACCCTCAACTA of the Macadamia integrifolia cultivar HAES 741 unplaced genomic scaffold, SCU_Mint_v3 scaffold1432, whole genome shotgun sequence genome contains:
- the LOC122063726 gene encoding uncharacterized protein At2g29880-like, whose translation is MSTSKQAVNETAKWSQANVDTLIFLMVEEVKKGHRTTSTFNKAGWNNIANNFKEKTGVNYAIVQLKNKVNKLRQDYSQFKKLLETTGFGWDTASRTCTVDDESIWESHIKDNPTWARFKKHGLPQWPELCMVFGDTYADGEGSGTQTTILETLGANDARNMIESCDESSSADEVTPLGDTQTEAVEKRPVTKHRHDRTPNAKRRRSKSNDWSMAFKAIQDISKSRVERDASMSTASTQNAEQMYGITRAMEVLESGYELDEALYEKALRKLMADPQWREALISCPPHRKSILLRTLQ